The Mycobacterium riyadhense sequence CCTGCCACCGTCCGGCGGCTTCGGCCGTCACCTCGCCCAGAGCCACCGGCGATCCCGCAATGCGCGTGCTGGTTCTGGTCAGATCCGCGCCGGCGGGGATGCCGTCCAGCTCGGCCGTCAGAACCGTCGTCCCCGACAACAACAATGCCCGCCGGTATCCACGGGCATCGATGGCGATTTCGCCGACCGCGATGGTGACGTCGCCGACGTCGGCGTCGAGGTGGCGAGCCAGGTCGTCGGCCAGGATCGGCCCGAGGAACGGCGCATCGACCAGCCTGCGCCCGAATTCCTCTGCGACAATAGCTACTTCGACGCCGGACGCTCCGTCGGAACGCAACGACCGCCAGCTCGTCGTATGAATCTGCTTGTCCAGACGCGCGATTCGCTTCTCGTCAGCCAGATCTTGCACCGCCGCGGGCCCGAGATCATCGGCAAGCTTGGCGGCGGCGTCCCGTAGCTGGTGCTGTTCAGCCGTCAGGCGTACATCCATAGCACTCCTTCAGCTCTCGGCGCAGCACCTTTCCCGACGGCAGGCGAGGAACGTCGGGCACGAATACGACCTGGCTCAGTCGCTTATAGCCAGCTAGCTTCGCGTCCACCCGGGCGGCGAGCTCGGCGGCGACGGCGGGGTTGCCCGGGGTGTGGGTCGCGACCGCGGCAACGACCGCCTCCCCATTGACACCGTCGGGAACACCGAATACCGCGCAGTCTTTGACCGCCGGATGACCGTGCAGCACCGTCTCGATCTCGGCAGGCGCGACCTGAAACCCGCGCACTTTGATCATCTCTTTGCAGCGGTCGGTGATCCGCAACCAACCGTCGGCGTCGAGCCAGCCCACGTCCCCGGTCCGGTACCAGCCGTCACAGAACACGTCGGCGGTCGCCGCGGCCGGCAGGTAGCCGGCCATCAACGAATTCGACCGTGCCTGAATCTCACCCGCCTCCCCTGGCCCGACCGGCTCGCCGGTGTCCAGCGACACGACCCGCAGCTGCACACCCGGCACCGGGCGCCCGACGGCGTCGAGCCGCACCCCGTCGAGCGGATTGCAGGCGATCACGGGCAATTCCGTGGTGCCATACGCGGGGACCCACCCGATGCCGGTGCGCCGGGTCACGGTCTCGGCGATGCTGGCCGTGACCGGCGTGGCGCCCCACATGATGAACCGCAGCGACGACAGGTCGTAGGACTCCAGCTTCGGGTGCGAGGCGATGGCCAGCGCTATCGGGGCGACCGCCATTTCGATTGTGATGCGGTCGTTTTCGATGTGGCGCAGCATCGCGTCGATATCGAATCGCGGATGCAGCCGCACCCTGGCTCCGGTGCGCAGCGCCGTGAGGATGTTGAGCAAGCCGAGGATGTGTGCTGGTGGCGTGGCAACCTGGATGCGGTCGCGGCGCGTCAGCTGCAATGCATTGCGCCAGTGTCGGATTGCCGCGTCCAACGAAGCGTGGGTGTGGCGAACGGCTTTGGGCAGGCCGGTAGTGCCGGAGCTGAACACCAGCAGCGCGTCATGCTCGGGCGCCGGCAGGCCGCGCACCGGATCTGCCGCACGGATCGGTTCATCCAAATGCAGCATCGGCATCAGACCAGCCAGCACCGGATGGTCACCGACTGCGTGCTCCGGATTGGTCACCGCCAGCGCATGCTCGACCTCGTCGCGCTTCCAGGCGGTGCCGATAAGCACGGCTGACGCACCCAGTTGCCAGATCGCACTCAGCGCCGCGACGAATTCGGGCCGGTTGGACGCCATGACCGCGACCCGACCGCCGGCGCTGACACCCAGCTTGGTCAGCACCGCGGCAAGCCCGCCGGCCAGTGCGCCGAGGTCAGGCAGGCTGAATTGGCGTTCCTCGTACACGAGCGCGCCCGGCTCGGTCACGTCGCGCTTCCCTTTCGTGCGGTCGCGAGAAGATCCTATCGTCTTGTGAGAATAGTATTCTCTATAGTGAAGAACGCAAGTGTAAAGCCTGTACAAGAGGGTGGTCATGACGGAGCCTGGCACGGTGACGATCTACCTGGAGCGCAAGAAGGTGTGCGTTCCGCTGGTGCCCGGCGAGACGCTGCTGGAAAGCGCCCGCCGGGCCGGGCTCGACCCGCCCTTCAATTGCGAGGCCGGCAACTGCGCGACCTGCATGGCCAGGATCACCGAGGGCAGCGCAACCATGCGAGCCAACGACGCTCTCGACGACGACGAAGTGGCCGAAGGTTACATTCTGACCTGCCAGGGCATACCCGAAACGGCGTCGATCACCGTGCGCTACGAATAAGTCACAAGCGACCACAAGGAAGAAGCGGCCATGGCTAAAGGGATCATTCACGTCGAGAGTCGACCCAGTTCGCCAGATCGCGACCAGGAATACAACACCTGGTACGACGAGGTCCACATACCCGAACTCGTGGCGCTCGACGGCTTCGTCTCGGCGCGCCGGCTGCGACCCGTCGACGGCGACGGGCCCTACGTCGCTCTCTACGAAATCGAGGCCGACGATCTGCAGACCGTGCTACAGAACATGCTCGACAATGCGCGGAACCTACATATGTCCGATGCTCTGCAATTCGATCCGCCGCCGGTCATGCGCCTGCTCGAGGTGACGAGCGAATACCACCCCTAGCGCTCAGCGCACCTGTCTCGCGAGTGCAGCGATCATCTCGCGGGTGCGACGCTTGGAGGCGACGAGTTCGTCCCGGTTCTCGCCGATGGGCAACAGCCGCACCGATAGATCGGTCACGCCCGCGTCCGCGAAGCGCCGGAACCTGGCCAGGATCGCCTCCTCGTCTCCGGCCGCGCAGATATCGCCGACGTCGTGGGCGTCGCCGTAGCCGAGCAACCGCTGATAGTTCGGCGAAACCTCGGCCTCTCCGAGGACCCGGTTGGCGCGCTCGCGGGCTGCCTCGACTTCTCCTGCGCTGCATAGGCATACGGGAATGCCCGCGACGATCCGAGGCGCCGGTCGGCCGGCATTGTCTGCGGCCTTGGTGATCCTCGGGACGACGTGCTCGGCCACCGCGCGTTCGTCGGCCATCCACAACACGGTGCCGTCAGCGCGCTCACCGGCCAGCGTCAGCATCACCGGTCCGAGCGCGGCTACCAACACCGGCAGCGGTGCCACCGGCGCCAGGTCGAGCGGGTTATGCACCCGGAAGGTGGCGTTCGCCACGTCCACCGGCCCGGGGTTGGCGAACGCGGCGTGCAGCACCTCAAGGTAATCCCGGGTGAACGCGGCGGGCCGCTCGTAGGGAAGGCCGAGCATGTCGTCCACGATCCAGTGGTGCGAGGGTCCCACCCCCAGCACCAGTCGACCACCCGTGGCGGCATGCGCCGATAACGCCTGACGGGCCAACGCAATTGGGTGCTGCGCTTGCAGCGGCACAACCGCGGTGCCCAGTTCGATCCGGCTGGTACGCATCCCCATCAAGGCCACCGCCAGCAGCGCGTCGAAGTCATTGGGGATCTGCGGGATCCACGCGCTGTCGAGGCCGGCACTTTCGGCCCAGTCAATGTCGGCCAGCATCCGGGTGACCTTGCGCGCGGAATCCCCGCGTTCGGGTCCGACCATCACTCCGATGCGCACGGCTCCTCCACGAACTACCGGATCTGCATTATCCATACGTGAATAACGTACTTGCAAAAAAAGAGAATGCCAATACCGCTAGTTGTGCGGGCCTCGACGCACGTCTAAGTCGGCGTCGTTCATGGCGCTTAGTTGACCGGCACGTTGAGAATTGGGCGGCTTACCCCGGCGCCCGGACCGTCGAAATGCCACCACTCACTGGGGTAGACGGTCAAACCGCCATACTTCATGGCATCGCGCAACCGGGCCCGGTTCGCCTGTGCTTCGGCACTGACGTCCTGGGTTGCGAAAGCCTTTGCCCGCGAGGAAAAGTCGTCGAAGTCGGTGCCCATATCGGCCAGACAGAACCCGGCCGCGCGGCGCTCCGACGGGCACGGCTGCTGTGGGCTGGTAAACGTCACATCAACCGAACGGCCCGCCTCATGACTGGTCGCATATTGGCCCGGGCGTGCCACCCATACCGGGTCGGGGACCACGTTGAACATCCGAACCTGAACGTCGTGCGGGCGGTAGCAATCCCAGAAGACCAGCAACTGTCCGTGCGCGCGCAACGCCGACGCAGCCGCCGCCAGGCCGCGCGCCATCGATTCGTGCACGAGACACCTGGCGTCGG is a genomic window containing:
- a CDS encoding M15 family metallopeptidase — protein: MRRRVRLALLAAAAGMVAAAVAGCQVDRTGSPVAGTVTLRPAGTTAPSTPGVPPVSDAARAAGFVDVRSVVADAVIDLRYATTNNFTHTRLYPADARCLVHESMARGLAAAASALRAHGQLLVFWDCYRPHDVQVRMFNVVPDPVWVARPGQYATSHEAGRSVDVTFTSPQQPCPSERRAAGFCLADMGTDFDDFSSRAKAFATQDVSAEAQANRARLRDAMKYGGLTVYPSEWWHFDGPGAGVSRPILNVPVN
- a CDS encoding class I adenylate-forming enzyme family protein, whose product is MTEPGALVYEERQFSLPDLGALAGGLAAVLTKLGVSAGGRVAVMASNRPEFVAALSAIWQLGASAVLIGTAWKRDEVEHALAVTNPEHAVGDHPVLAGLMPMLHLDEPIRAADPVRGLPAPEHDALLVFSSGTTGLPKAVRHTHASLDAAIRHWRNALQLTRRDRIQVATPPAHILGLLNILTALRTGARVRLHPRFDIDAMLRHIENDRITIEMAVAPIALAIASHPKLESYDLSSLRFIMWGATPVTASIAETVTRRTGIGWVPAYGTTELPVIACNPLDGVRLDAVGRPVPGVQLRVVSLDTGEPVGPGEAGEIQARSNSLMAGYLPAAATADVFCDGWYRTGDVGWLDADGWLRITDRCKEMIKVRGFQVAPAEIETVLHGHPAVKDCAVFGVPDGVNGEAVVAAVATHTPGNPAVAAELAARVDAKLAGYKRLSQVVFVPDVPRLPSGKVLRRELKECYGCTPDG
- a CDS encoding DUF4286 family protein; translated protein: MAKGIIHVESRPSSPDRDQEYNTWYDEVHIPELVALDGFVSARRLRPVDGDGPYVALYEIEADDLQTVLQNMLDNARNLHMSDALQFDPPPVMRLLEVTSEYHP
- a CDS encoding TIGR03564 family F420-dependent LLM class oxidoreductase; protein product: MRIGVMVGPERGDSARKVTRMLADIDWAESAGLDSAWIPQIPNDFDALLAVALMGMRTSRIELGTAVVPLQAQHPIALARQALSAHAATGGRLVLGVGPSHHWIVDDMLGLPYERPAAFTRDYLEVLHAAFANPGPVDVANATFRVHNPLDLAPVAPLPVLVAALGPVMLTLAGERADGTVLWMADERAVAEHVVPRITKAADNAGRPAPRIVAGIPVCLCSAGEVEAARERANRVLGEAEVSPNYQRLLGYGDAHDVGDICAAGDEEAILARFRRFADAGVTDLSVRLLPIGENRDELVASKRRTREMIAALARQVR
- a CDS encoding acyl-CoA dehydrogenase family protein, whose translation is MDVRLTAEQHQLRDAAAKLADDLGPAAVQDLADEKRIARLDKQIHTTSWRSLRSDGASGVEVAIVAEEFGRRLVDAPFLGPILADDLARHLDADVGDVTIAVGEIAIDARGYRRALLLSGTTVLTAELDGIPAGADLTRTSTRIAGSPVALGEVTAEAAGRWQALALVGTSADLVGDARGAHAVACDYAKVREQYGKQIGSYQAIAHLLAESLALIEGSVSVLRHAAWAVDELEPAQAIRAAQIAKVYCARATRTVCETAVQVHGGIGNTWDCLVHVYLRRALTSTELWPARWEEIDLGLS
- a CDS encoding 2Fe-2S iron-sulfur cluster-binding protein, which codes for MTEPGTVTIYLERKKVCVPLVPGETLLESARRAGLDPPFNCEAGNCATCMARITEGSATMRANDALDDDEVAEGYILTCQGIPETASITVRYE